The proteins below are encoded in one region of Helianthus annuus cultivar XRQ/B chromosome 2, HanXRQr2.0-SUNRISE, whole genome shotgun sequence:
- the LOC110893959 gene encoding uncharacterized protein LOC110893959 — MRIISNNGTNFSSEDLQKWFKEMKIEHNFASVAHPQANGQVESINKQTVDGIKARLGTARRGWVDELPSILWAHRTMPKTSTGETPFSLVYGSEALIPAEIGLPSPRMLALEKQNNEQERRMDLNLLEKRRENAAVVEARYTSKLENTTTRASVCAHLFLVTLSCATMKPPTWKNQAN, encoded by the coding sequence ATGCGCATCATCTCCAACAACGGCACCAATTTTTCCTCAGAAGACCTTCAGAAATGGTTCAAAGAGATGAAGATCGAGCACAACTTTGCCTCTGTGGCACACCCACAAGCAaatggccaagtcgagagtattaACAAGCAAACAGTTGACGGCATCAAAGCGCGACTTGGGACAGCGCGCAGAGGATGGGTTGATGAACTCCCCAGCATCTTATGGGCCCACCGTACCATGCCAAAGACTAGCACGGGAGAAACCCCATTCAGTCTTGTCTACGGCTCTGAAGCGCTAATTCCAGCTGAAATTGGTCTCCCATCACCACGCATGCTCGCCTTAGAAAAACAAAACAATGAGCAAGAACGAAGAATGGATTTAAACCTTCTCGAAAAAAGGCGCGAGAATGCCGCCGTCGTAGAAGCAAGGTACACATCCAAACTCGAAAatactacaacgcgcgcgtccgTGTGTGCACATTTGTTCCTGGTGACTTTGTCTTGCGCGACAATGAAGCCTCCAACGTGGAAAAACCAGGCAAATTAG